One window of the Klebsiella oxytoca genome contains the following:
- the kbl gene encoding glycine C-acetyltransferase produces the protein MRGDFYKQLTNDLNTARAEGLFKEERIITSAQQADITVGGSQVINFCANNYLGLANHPELIAAAKSGMDSHGFGMASVRFICGTQDSHKALEKKLADFLGMEDAILYSSCFDANGGLFETLLGAEDAIISDALNHASIIDGVRLCKAKRFRYANNDMQELEARLKEAREAGARHVLIATDGVFSMDGVIANLKGVCDLADKYDALVMVDDSHAVGFVGENGRGSHEYCDVMGRVDIITGTLGKALGGASGGYTAARKEVVEWLRQRSRPYLFSNSLAPAIVAASIKVLEMVEAGSELRDRLWSNARLFREKMSAAGFTLAGADHAIIPVMLGEATVAQKFASELQKEGIYVTGFFYPVVPKGQARIRTQMSAAHTPEQIERAVEAFTRIGKQLGVIA, from the coding sequence ATGCGTGGTGATTTTTACAAACAGTTAACCAATGACCTTAATACCGCGCGTGCGGAAGGGTTGTTCAAAGAAGAACGTATTATCACTTCGGCTCAGCAGGCGGATATCACCGTCGGCGGTAGCCAGGTAATTAACTTCTGCGCCAATAACTATCTGGGCCTCGCGAACCACCCGGAGCTGATTGCCGCAGCGAAAAGCGGGATGGATAGCCACGGTTTCGGCATGGCCTCCGTGCGCTTTATCTGCGGTACTCAGGACAGCCATAAGGCGCTTGAGAAGAAACTGGCCGATTTTCTCGGTATGGAAGATGCGATTCTGTACTCTTCCTGCTTTGATGCCAACGGCGGCCTGTTTGAAACCCTGCTTGGTGCGGAAGACGCGATTATCTCCGATGCTCTGAACCACGCTTCTATCATCGATGGCGTGCGCCTGTGTAAAGCGAAGCGTTTCCGCTATGCCAACAACGACATGCAGGAGCTCGAAGCTCGCCTGAAAGAGGCCCGCGAAGCCGGCGCGCGTCATGTGCTGATCGCCACCGACGGCGTGTTCTCAATGGATGGCGTGATTGCCAACCTGAAAGGCGTCTGCGATCTCGCGGATAAATATGATGCGCTGGTGATGGTTGACGACTCACACGCCGTTGGTTTTGTCGGCGAAAACGGTCGCGGTTCCCATGAATACTGCGACGTGATGGGCCGCGTCGATATTATCACCGGTACGCTTGGTAAAGCGCTGGGCGGCGCGTCCGGCGGCTATACGGCAGCACGTAAAGAAGTTGTCGAGTGGCTGCGTCAGCGCTCGCGCCCATATTTGTTCTCCAACTCGCTGGCGCCGGCAATTGTCGCCGCCTCCATCAAAGTTCTGGAGATGGTGGAAGCCGGCAGCGAGCTGCGCGACCGCCTGTGGTCTAACGCGCGCCTGTTCCGCGAAAAAATGTCCGCCGCAGGATTCACACTGGCGGGCGCCGATCACGCCATTATCCCGGTGATGCTCGGCGAGGCCACCGTGGCGCAGAAGTTTGCCAGCGAGCTGCAAAAAGAGGGTATTTACGTCACCGGATTCTTCTATCCGGTGGTACCAAAAGGCCAGGCGCGTATCCGTACCCAGATGTCTGCGGCGCATACCCCTGAACAAATTGAACGTGCGGTGGAAGCCTTTACCCGCATCGGTAAACAACTGGGCGTGATTGCCTGA
- the rfaF gene encoding ADP-heptose--LPS heptosyltransferase RfaF — translation MKILVVGPSWVGDMMMSQSLYRTLRARYPQAIIDVMAPAWCRPLLSRMPEVNEAIAMPLGHGALELGERRKLGHSLRERRYDRAYVLPNSFKSALVPFFAGIPHRTGWLGEMRYGLLNDARKLDKDAWPLMVERYVGLAYDKGVMRCAKDLPQPLLWPQLQVHEGEKSQACSAFNISADRPIVGFCPGAEFGPAKRWPHYHYAELAKQLIDDGYQIVLFGSAKDNEAGKEIVATLNTEQQAWCRNLAGETQLEQAVILIAACKAVVSNDSGLMHVAAALDRPLVALYGPSSPDFTPPLSHKARVIRLISGYHKVRKGDAAEGYHQSLIDITPQRVLEELNALLTEKTETEEA, via the coding sequence ATGAAGATACTGGTGGTGGGCCCATCATGGGTGGGCGACATGATGATGTCGCAAAGTCTCTATCGTACGCTCAGGGCGCGCTATCCCCAGGCGATAATTGACGTGATGGCGCCCGCGTGGTGCCGTCCGCTGCTGTCGCGCATGCCGGAAGTTAACGAAGCGATTGCCATGCCGCTCGGCCACGGCGCGCTGGAACTCGGCGAACGACGTAAGCTCGGACACAGCCTGCGCGAGCGTCGCTACGATCGCGCTTACGTGCTGCCGAACTCGTTTAAATCGGCCCTGGTACCGTTCTTCGCGGGGATACCGCATCGTACCGGCTGGCTCGGCGAGATGCGTTACGGGCTGCTGAACGATGCCCGCAAGCTCGATAAAGACGCCTGGCCGCTGATGGTCGAACGCTACGTTGGTCTGGCGTACGACAAAGGGGTGATGCGCTGCGCTAAAGACCTGCCGCAGCCTCTGCTCTGGCCGCAGCTGCAGGTTCATGAAGGCGAAAAATCTCAGGCCTGTAGCGCATTTAATATCTCAGCCGATCGCCCGATCGTCGGCTTCTGCCCCGGCGCAGAGTTTGGCCCGGCTAAGCGCTGGCCGCACTATCACTACGCCGAGCTGGCGAAGCAGCTTATTGACGACGGTTATCAGATAGTCCTCTTCGGTTCCGCCAAGGATAATGAAGCGGGCAAAGAGATCGTTGCTACGCTGAATACCGAACAGCAGGCGTGGTGCCGCAATCTTGCCGGGGAAACCCAGCTTGAACAGGCCGTTATTCTGATTGCCGCCTGTAAAGCAGTCGTCAGCAACGACTCCGGCCTGATGCACGTCGCCGCGGCGCTGGACCGCCCGCTGGTCGCGCTCTACGGCCCAAGCAGCCCGGACTTCACTCCGCCGCTGTCGCATAAAGCGCGGGTTATTCGCCTGATTAGCGGTTACCACAAAGTACGTAAAGGCGATGCCGCCGAAGGCTATCATCAGAGCCTGATTGATATTACCCCACAGCGAGTACTCGAAGAGCTGAACGCGCTGTTGACGGAAAAAACGGAAACAGAGGAAGCCTGA
- a CDS encoding glycosyltransferase, which translates to MSKKQKILFVVDMLSGRGGMENVTRQLILQLNSAPQYSAGLFILNDGGRYASAAWREGIVWGQSRRVTGNHKISRLFHILQLAFFMLTNRPDRIIVLNTIPCLITRRAMTLSAVKAKLSTWMHLPPRDRYRPQYLLLAEHHFAISRDIAEQFLTLGATPESIDVVFNPVKKSTAVITRPQALKLLYVGRVHFAGQKNLKELFDALSRLEIPWSLDIVGDGEDLPQCKSYVETLGLQQNITWHGWHENAWQYIEDNIREASCLVLTSTQEGLPLVLLEAISRGIYCISSNCVSGPSDIIVNGVNGYLYEPGNVGELVNNLTAIGSGERLPEHDVIKNSICDFYEDAYMSRFKDFLEK; encoded by the coding sequence ATGTCTAAAAAGCAAAAAATCCTGTTCGTTGTTGACATGCTTAGCGGTAGAGGGGGCATGGAAAATGTTACCCGGCAGCTTATTTTACAGTTAAATTCTGCGCCGCAGTATTCAGCGGGGCTTTTTATTCTGAATGATGGTGGTCGTTATGCTTCCGCAGCATGGCGTGAAGGCATTGTCTGGGGACAAAGCCGGAGGGTGACGGGTAATCATAAAATATCAAGATTGTTTCATATTTTGCAGCTGGCATTTTTTATGCTGACGAATCGCCCCGATCGAATCATTGTCCTGAATACTATTCCCTGTTTGATAACCCGCCGCGCAATGACACTATCTGCAGTAAAGGCAAAATTATCAACCTGGATGCATTTACCGCCACGAGATCGGTATCGTCCACAATACCTTTTACTTGCCGAGCATCATTTTGCTATTAGCCGGGATATTGCCGAGCAGTTTTTAACGCTGGGGGCTACGCCAGAGTCAATTGACGTGGTTTTCAACCCAGTGAAAAAAAGCACAGCGGTTATCACGCGACCACAGGCGTTGAAATTGCTCTATGTAGGACGAGTTCATTTTGCTGGCCAGAAGAACCTTAAAGAACTTTTCGACGCGCTCAGTCGGCTTGAAATCCCCTGGTCGCTTGATATTGTTGGCGATGGCGAAGATCTGCCGCAATGCAAGAGTTACGTTGAGACTTTGGGATTGCAGCAGAATATCACCTGGCACGGCTGGCATGAAAATGCCTGGCAGTATATTGAAGATAATATCCGGGAAGCCTCTTGTTTAGTGCTGACCTCTACTCAGGAGGGGCTACCTTTAGTGTTATTAGAGGCAATATCCCGGGGGATTTATTGCATATCTTCAAATTGTGTCAGCGGTCCGTCTGATATCATTGTAAATGGTGTAAATGGATATTTATATGAGCCGGGAAATGTAGGCGAACTGGTAAATAATCTCACTGCTATCGGTTCTGGAGAACGTCTTCCTGAGCATGATGTTATAAAAAATAGCATCTGTGATTTTTATGAGGATGCCTATATGTCAAGGTTCAAAGACTTTTTGGAAAAATAA
- the rfaD gene encoding ADP-glyceromanno-heptose 6-epimerase translates to MIIVTGGAGFIGSNIVKALNDQGITDILVVDNLKDGTKFVNLVDLNIADYMDKEDFLIQIMAGEEFGDIDAIFHEGACSSTTEWDGKYMMDNNYQYSKEVLHYCLEREIPFLYASSAATYGGRTSDFIESREYEQPLNVYGYSKFLFDEYVRQILPEANSQIVGFRYFNVYGPREGHKGSMASVAFHLNTQLNNGESPKLFEGSDGFKRDFVYVGDVAAVNLWFWENGVSGIFNLGTGRAESFQAVADATLAYHKKGSIEYIPFPDKLKGRYQAFTQADLTNLRAAGYDKPFKTVAEGVTEYMAWLNRDNHANS, encoded by the coding sequence ATGATCATCGTTACCGGCGGCGCAGGCTTTATCGGCAGCAATATCGTTAAGGCGCTGAATGACCAGGGCATTACCGACATTCTGGTCGTTGACAACCTGAAAGACGGCACCAAATTCGTTAATCTTGTGGACCTGAACATTGCCGACTACATGGATAAAGAAGATTTTCTGATCCAGATAATGGCGGGCGAAGAGTTCGGCGATATCGACGCTATTTTCCATGAAGGCGCCTGCTCTTCCACCACCGAGTGGGACGGCAAGTACATGATGGACAACAACTATCAGTATTCAAAAGAGGTTCTGCACTACTGCCTGGAGCGCGAAATTCCGTTCCTGTACGCCTCTTCTGCGGCGACCTACGGCGGACGCACCAGCGATTTTATCGAATCCCGCGAATACGAGCAGCCGCTCAACGTTTATGGCTACTCCAAGTTTCTGTTTGATGAATATGTCCGCCAGATCCTGCCGGAAGCGAATTCGCAGATCGTCGGCTTCCGCTATTTTAACGTCTACGGGCCGCGCGAAGGCCATAAAGGCAGCATGGCCAGCGTTGCTTTCCATCTCAATACCCAGCTGAACAACGGCGAAAGCCCGAAACTGTTTGAAGGCAGCGATGGCTTTAAGCGTGACTTCGTCTACGTCGGCGATGTGGCGGCAGTGAACCTGTGGTTCTGGGAAAACGGCGTTTCCGGCATCTTTAACCTCGGCACCGGCCGCGCGGAGTCTTTCCAGGCCGTTGCAGACGCGACGCTGGCTTATCATAAGAAAGGCAGCATCGAATACATTCCGTTCCCGGACAAGCTGAAAGGCCGCTATCAGGCGTTTACCCAGGCGGATCTCACTAACCTGCGCGCTGCGGGCTACGACAAACCGTTCAAGACCGTCGCCGAAGGCGTAACGGAATATATGGCCTGGCTCAACCGCGACAATCATGCGAATTCATAA
- a CDS encoding glycosyltransferase family 9 protein, translating to MKAHHQKKFATLRAWNRKRNYFFKALRMTLARWTWDHRVKKEFALKKDAKILLLRDDGKIGDMIVSTSLIREMYNNGYTVDILATANNIIAIKHNPYIHKIHLYDRHGNAPSLANESYDLVIDMGDKISPASLRFLLKINTRNVIGFNKEKYNVYNKSITFSGFQQHITNRYALLMSELGFTHIDTSYDLFYPEEIDVEVADFLQGLPEAKNIVINPFAADSKRELSLHQLQQLCQEIIKRLPGYNIIILDPNNKITTELPPGVYKNPYSSLFSAMSLVKHADLVITPDTSIVHIAAAYRKPLIALYGNDMHGKFQNNLTWGPGYPEAVQILTRDKYHPISTIEVEEIIDVAQRIIRK from the coding sequence ATGAAAGCTCATCACCAGAAAAAATTTGCGACATTACGGGCCTGGAACAGAAAACGGAATTATTTTTTTAAAGCGCTACGAATGACCCTTGCTCGTTGGACATGGGACCATCGAGTTAAAAAAGAGTTTGCATTAAAGAAAGATGCAAAAATCCTGCTTTTACGTGATGACGGGAAAATTGGAGATATGATCGTCTCCACTTCGCTGATACGAGAAATGTATAACAATGGTTATACCGTTGATATATTAGCGACGGCGAACAATATCATCGCTATTAAGCACAACCCTTACATCCACAAAATTCACCTTTACGATCGGCACGGCAATGCGCCAAGCCTGGCCAACGAGAGTTACGATCTTGTTATCGATATGGGCGATAAAATATCGCCTGCCAGCCTGCGGTTTTTACTGAAAATTAACACCCGGAATGTTATTGGTTTTAATAAAGAAAAGTATAATGTTTATAATAAATCGATAACTTTCTCTGGCTTTCAGCAGCATATTACTAATCGTTATGCATTATTAATGTCTGAGCTGGGCTTTACGCATATTGATACTTCATACGACCTTTTTTATCCTGAAGAGATTGATGTCGAGGTTGCCGACTTTTTGCAAGGCCTGCCTGAAGCTAAAAACATAGTCATCAATCCTTTTGCTGCCGATAGCAAACGTGAGCTATCACTCCATCAACTTCAACAGCTTTGCCAGGAAATAATAAAGCGCCTTCCTGGTTATAATATAATTATCCTTGATCCAAACAATAAAATTACTACCGAACTTCCTCCCGGAGTATATAAAAACCCGTACAGTTCATTGTTTAGCGCAATGTCACTTGTCAAACATGCCGATCTTGTCATCACACCAGATACCTCTATCGTGCATATCGCAGCAGCGTACCGTAAGCCTCTGATTGCTCTTTATGGCAATGACATGCACGGTAAATTTCAGAATAACCTGACCTGGGGTCCTGGCTATCCGGAAGCAGTGCAAATCTTGACGCGCGATAAGTATCATCCTATCTCCACTATAGAGGTGGAGGAAATTATCGATGTGGCTCAACGCATCATTAGAAAGTAA
- a CDS encoding O-antigen ligase family protein produces MSKIKSAISRSLTPEKGVGAFFFLLLIAMSIELYTNGLAQKLFYFSGYISVIFIAYALIKNRQLLSTLRPALPFLMALFIIGLVRYGWFLYAKTDTSQFSEFDLNNLRNYDLGGKRFLLSAFILSVAIVFSKHLTDKVIASGRIIVLAGLVISLVYGMYEFYYVTHERIKLTADAASSSSYMVLFMYTTYLTLSKDAVRSKNLIVDIFAAVITFALLMLCDTRVSILAFIGVTTIYCLYNKSLRSCVRNKFFVGGFVGLIIVVISLTGNRWIDGIHNIQNYKTDSSTSLGARVAIWDSGLTYIDKHYGFSTPQERTAYAQAFIKENHPGNTEGYNNVKYNMHNDFLETLTLQGIIGVISLAFIYIAFAIVAIRHRIMTSVLLPLFVLFVCGLTDSVLINSQTVMLFLISVIISASLPVSNK; encoded by the coding sequence ATGTCTAAGATAAAAAGCGCTATATCTCGCTCGCTAACGCCAGAAAAGGGTGTTGGAGCATTTTTCTTTTTACTTCTTATAGCTATGTCGATAGAGCTATACACTAATGGCCTGGCGCAAAAATTATTTTATTTTTCTGGCTATATATCTGTTATTTTTATTGCGTACGCGCTTATTAAAAATAGGCAGCTGTTAAGTACACTGAGGCCAGCCTTACCATTTTTGATGGCATTGTTTATTATCGGGCTGGTTCGGTATGGTTGGTTTTTGTATGCGAAAACGGATACTTCACAGTTCAGTGAGTTCGACCTCAATAATTTAAGGAATTACGATCTCGGTGGTAAACGGTTTTTACTATCGGCATTTATTTTAAGCGTAGCGATAGTTTTCTCAAAACATTTAACTGATAAAGTTATCGCGTCAGGAAGAATTATTGTTCTTGCTGGTTTAGTTATTTCCTTAGTGTATGGCATGTATGAGTTCTACTACGTGACGCATGAGAGGATAAAGTTAACCGCGGATGCTGCAAGTAGCTCATCATATATGGTTTTATTTATGTACACTACCTATCTGACGTTGTCAAAGGACGCTGTACGTAGCAAGAATCTTATTGTCGATATTTTTGCAGCGGTAATCACATTTGCACTTTTGATGTTATGTGACACCAGAGTCTCGATTCTGGCTTTTATTGGCGTGACAACCATATATTGTTTATATAATAAAAGCTTACGCTCCTGTGTTCGCAATAAGTTTTTTGTGGGTGGCTTTGTTGGACTAATTATCGTAGTTATTTCTTTAACCGGAAACCGCTGGATAGATGGTATCCATAATATCCAGAACTACAAAACCGATAGCTCCACCTCTTTAGGCGCCAGAGTGGCAATTTGGGATAGTGGATTAACATACATTGATAAACACTACGGGTTTAGCACTCCGCAGGAAAGAACAGCGTATGCACAGGCGTTTATTAAAGAAAATCATCCGGGGAATACGGAGGGATATAATAACGTCAAATATAATATGCATAATGACTTTCTTGAAACGTTAACGCTGCAGGGTATAATAGGTGTTATTTCCTTAGCTTTTATTTATATCGCTTTTGCTATTGTGGCAATTCGTCACCGAATCATGACTTCGGTGTTATTGCCATTATTTGTGCTTTTTGTTTGTGGGTTAACTGATTCAGTATTAATAAATTCTCAAACGGTGATGCTATTTTTAATATCAGTTATTATTTCAGCCTCGTTACCTGTATCTAATAAGTAA
- a CDS encoding polysaccharide deacetylase family protein has translation MHKPAFLITIDTEGDNLWQKHDSITTENARYLPRFQQLCEKYGFKPVYLTNYEMAIDPVYIEFAKDVIARGTAEVGMHLHAWNSPPTDPLTDDDWRHKPYLIEYSDAAMRNKVDYMTRLLEDTFQTKMVSHRAGRWAFDERYARLLVEYGYLVDCSVTPRVNWKTAKGAPQGDGGTDYRRFPQHAYFIDENDISREGHSPLLEVPMSIQYKHSAWMNGLKQGYDRLRGKVRSPSVHWLRPMGGNVETMKKVVEQTLTQGNDYVEYMLHSSEYMPGGSPTFKNEQDIERLYADLEAFFSWLAPQVKGMTLADYYNIKKR, from the coding sequence GTGCACAAACCCGCATTTCTCATCACGATTGATACAGAGGGCGATAACCTCTGGCAAAAACATGACAGCATCACCACCGAGAATGCGCGCTATTTACCGCGTTTTCAGCAGCTTTGCGAAAAGTATGGCTTCAAACCGGTTTATTTGACCAACTATGAAATGGCCATCGACCCGGTCTATATCGAATTCGCTAAAGACGTGATTGCCCGGGGAACGGCGGAAGTTGGTATGCATCTGCATGCCTGGAACAGCCCGCCAACCGACCCGCTGACGGACGATGACTGGCGGCATAAACCGTATCTGATCGAATATAGCGATGCGGCGATGCGTAACAAAGTCGACTATATGACCCGTTTGCTGGAGGATACCTTCCAGACCAAAATGGTCAGCCACCGGGCCGGGCGCTGGGCGTTCGATGAGCGCTACGCGCGTCTGCTGGTGGAGTATGGCTATCTGGTCGACTGCTCGGTTACCCCTCGGGTCAACTGGAAAACGGCCAAGGGCGCGCCGCAGGGCGACGGCGGCACCGATTATCGCCGCTTCCCGCAGCATGCCTATTTCATTGATGAAAATGATATCAGCCGCGAAGGGCATTCCCCACTTCTGGAAGTGCCGATGAGCATTCAGTACAAGCATTCCGCGTGGATGAACGGTCTGAAACAGGGTTACGACCGTCTGCGGGGAAAAGTGCGCTCGCCGTCCGTTCACTGGCTGCGTCCGATGGGCGGCAACGTTGAGACGATGAAGAAAGTCGTGGAGCAGACGTTGACTCAGGGTAATGACTACGTCGAATATATGCTCCACTCTTCTGAGTACATGCCCGGCGGCAGCCCTACCTTTAAAAATGAGCAGGATATTGAGCGCTTATATGCCGATCTGGAGGCCTTTTTCAGCTGGCTGGCTCCACAGGTGAAAGGAATGACGCTGGCGGATTACTATAATATTAAAAAGAGATAA
- the tdh gene encoding L-threonine 3-dehydrogenase — translation MKALSKLKAEEGIWMTDVPEPEVGHNDLLIKIRKTAICGTDVHIYNWDEWSQKTIPVPMVVGHEYVGEVVGIGQEVRGFKLGDRVSGEGHITCGHCRNCRAGRTHLCRNTTGVGVNRPGCFAEYLVIPAFNAFKIPDNISDDLASIFDPFGNAVHTALSFDLVGEDVLVSGAGPIGVMAAAVAKHVGARNVVITDVNEYRLELARKMGVTRAVNVSQENLNDVMAELGMTEGFDVGLEMSGAPPAFRTMLDTMNHGGRIAMLGIPPSDMSIDWTKVIFKGLFIKGIYGREMFETWYKMAALIQSGLDLSPIITHRFGIDDFQQGFDAMRSGQSGKVILSWD, via the coding sequence ATGAAAGCGTTATCCAAACTGAAGGCGGAAGAAGGCATCTGGATGACCGATGTACCGGAACCGGAAGTCGGCCACAATGATTTGCTGATTAAAATCCGCAAGACCGCGATTTGCGGTACCGATGTGCATATCTATAACTGGGACGAGTGGTCGCAAAAGACTATTCCGGTTCCGATGGTGGTAGGTCATGAATACGTCGGCGAAGTCGTGGGTATCGGTCAGGAAGTGCGCGGTTTTAAGCTTGGCGACCGCGTTTCCGGCGAAGGGCATATTACCTGCGGCCACTGTCGTAATTGCCGTGCCGGGCGTACGCACCTGTGCCGCAATACGACGGGCGTTGGCGTCAACCGTCCAGGCTGCTTTGCCGAGTATCTGGTGATCCCGGCATTTAACGCTTTTAAAATCCCGGACAATATCTCTGACGATCTGGCGTCGATTTTCGACCCGTTTGGCAACGCAGTGCATACCGCGCTCTCTTTCGATCTCGTCGGCGAGGACGTGCTGGTTTCCGGCGCGGGTCCAATCGGCGTGATGGCAGCCGCGGTGGCGAAGCACGTCGGCGCGCGTAACGTCGTGATCACCGACGTTAATGAATATCGTCTGGAGCTGGCGCGTAAAATGGGCGTCACCCGGGCGGTAAACGTTTCGCAAGAGAACCTTAACGATGTGATGGCTGAGCTGGGCATGACTGAAGGTTTCGACGTGGGGCTGGAGATGTCCGGCGCGCCGCCAGCCTTCCGCACTATGCTGGATACCATGAACCACGGTGGGCGCATCGCTATGCTTGGTATTCCGCCGTCGGATATGTCGATCGACTGGACCAAAGTCATTTTCAAAGGGCTGTTTATCAAAGGGATTTATGGCCGCGAAATGTTTGAAACCTGGTACAAGATGGCCGCGCTCATCCAGTCCGGTCTCGATTTGTCGCCGATTATCACGCATCGCTTTGGCATTGATGACTTCCAGCAGGGCTTTGACGCTATGCGCTCCGGCCAGTCCGGGAAAGTCATCCTGAGCTGGGATTAA
- the rfaQ gene encoding putative lipopolysaccharide heptosyltransferase III → MTPENRTSGRVNPARILVIKLRHHGDMLLITPLIYALKQQYPAAIVDVLLYEETRDMLAANTDISHIYGIDRRWKKQGTGHQLKMEWQLIRTLRQQRYDMVLNLADQWPSAIITKLTGAATRIGFDFPKRRHPAWRFCHTALASTQQHHYLHTVQQNLSILAPLGLDINDAPAKMGYSEQDWLASRALLPEGFQDNYIVIQPTSRWFFKCWREERMSALINALSAAGYPVILTSGPDAKEKQMIDTIMAGCPNARLHSLSGQLTLRQLASVIDHARLFIGVDSVPMHMAAALGTPLVALFGPSKLTFWRPWQAQGEVIWAGDFGSIPDPDDIDTGTDERYLDLIPTDAVIAAAKKVLA, encoded by the coding sequence ATGACGCCTGAAAACCGCACTTCCGGCCGCGTGAACCCGGCGCGAATCCTGGTCATCAAGCTTCGTCATCATGGCGACATGTTGTTGATAACCCCGCTTATTTATGCGCTAAAGCAGCAATATCCCGCCGCCATTGTGGATGTGCTGCTTTATGAAGAAACCCGGGATATGCTCGCAGCAAATACTGATATCAGCCATATTTACGGCATTGACCGACGCTGGAAAAAACAGGGAACAGGTCATCAGCTTAAAATGGAGTGGCAGTTGATTCGTACGCTCCGCCAGCAGCGCTATGATATGGTGCTTAACCTTGCTGACCAGTGGCCCAGCGCGATCATCACTAAGTTAACCGGCGCGGCCACCCGTATCGGCTTTGATTTTCCGAAACGTCGTCACCCGGCGTGGCGTTTTTGCCATACCGCTCTCGCCTCAACGCAGCAGCATCATTATCTACACACCGTGCAGCAGAATCTGTCGATTCTGGCGCCGTTAGGGCTGGATATTAACGACGCGCCGGCGAAAATGGGCTACAGCGAACAGGACTGGCTCGCCAGCCGTGCGCTGCTGCCGGAAGGATTTCAGGACAACTATATCGTCATTCAGCCGACCTCCCGCTGGTTCTTTAAATGCTGGCGCGAAGAGCGGATGAGCGCCCTGATTAACGCTCTCTCCGCAGCGGGCTATCCGGTCATACTAACCTCCGGCCCTGACGCCAAAGAGAAGCAGATGATAGACACTATTATGGCGGGCTGCCCCAATGCTCGCCTGCACTCCCTCTCCGGGCAGCTCACTCTGCGCCAGCTGGCATCCGTCATCGATCATGCCCGTCTGTTTATCGGCGTCGACTCGGTGCCAATGCACATGGCCGCTGCGCTGGGTACGCCGCTGGTTGCGCTTTTCGGCCCCTCGAAGCTCACCTTCTGGCGTCCCTGGCAGGCGCAAGGCGAGGTTATCTGGGCAGGGGATTTCGGCTCGATTCCCGACCCTGATGATATCGATACCGGCACGGACGAACGTTATCTCGATTTAATTCCCACCGACGCGGTTATCGCGGCGGCGAAAAAGGTACTGGCATGA
- the rfaC gene encoding lipopolysaccharide heptosyltransferase RfaC, which yields MRVLIVKTSSMGDVLHTLPALTDAAQAFPNIRFDWVVEEGFAQIPSWHEAVDRVIPVAIRRWRKAWFSAPIKAERKIFRQAIQAEKYDAIIDAQGLVKSAALVTRLAHGVKHGMDWQTAREPLASLFYNRRHHIAKQQHAVERTRELFAKSLGYAKPETQGDYAIARHFLRQNDTPAEPYLVFLHATTRDDKHWPEANWRELIDLLANSGVRIKLPWGAPHEEARAKRLAEGHDFVDVLARMSLEQVAQVLAGARGVVSVDTGLSHLTAALDKPNFTLYGPTDPGLIGGYGKNQHVVRPESGNSTGDISAQHVCNLLETSHLTDLSSFRESPETK from the coding sequence GTGCGGGTCCTGATCGTAAAAACTTCGTCCATGGGCGACGTATTGCATACTCTACCCGCGCTGACCGACGCCGCGCAGGCCTTTCCCAACATTCGTTTCGACTGGGTCGTTGAGGAGGGTTTCGCCCAGATCCCTTCCTGGCATGAAGCCGTTGACCGGGTCATCCCGGTAGCGATCCGCCGTTGGCGCAAAGCGTGGTTTTCCGCGCCGATTAAAGCCGAGCGCAAAATATTTCGCCAGGCTATCCAGGCGGAAAAGTACGATGCCATCATTGATGCTCAGGGGCTGGTGAAAAGCGCCGCGCTGGTAACAAGACTGGCCCACGGCGTTAAGCACGGCATGGACTGGCAAACCGCCCGCGAACCGCTGGCCAGCCTGTTCTACAATCGCCGCCATCATATCGCTAAACAGCAGCACGCCGTTGAGCGCACCCGCGAACTGTTCGCTAAAAGCCTTGGCTACGCCAAGCCGGAAACCCAGGGCGACTACGCTATCGCCCGTCATTTTTTGCGCCAGAATGACACGCCCGCCGAGCCATATCTGGTATTCCTGCATGCCACCACCCGTGATGACAAACACTGGCCGGAAGCGAACTGGCGGGAGCTTATCGACCTGCTGGCCAACAGCGGCGTACGCATTAAACTGCCGTGGGGTGCGCCGCATGAAGAGGCGCGAGCCAAACGGCTGGCGGAAGGGCACGATTTTGTCGACGTCCTGGCGCGTATGAGTCTGGAGCAGGTTGCTCAGGTGCTGGCTGGCGCGCGCGGGGTGGTTTCCGTCGACACGGGGTTGAGCCACTTAACCGCCGCGCTCGATAAACCCAACTTCACGCTCTACGGCCCGACCGATCCGGGGCTGATTGGCGGCTACGGTAAAAATCAGCACGTCGTGCGTCCGGAAAGTGGCAACAGCACGGGGGATATTTCTGCTCAGCATGTATGCAACCTGCTGGAAACATCCCATCTTACGGACCTGAGTTCTTTTCGCGAGAGTCCAGAAACAAAATGA